The Gloeobacter morelensis MG652769 genome contains the following window.
TCGGTGAGGATAGCCCCTGCCGGTACCCCCAATTCTCGGGCGAAGGCGGCCATCTGGGTCGCTTCGGGGGGTTGGTCGGGCCTGGTATGAAAAGGCGGGTTGCCGCCGCTCATCAGCACCACCGGCGCTTTTTTCGCCTTGAATAGCCGCGCGGCGTGGAGCACCCGGTCGCTCGCTTCTGCTAGTTCGTACGTGCGGTGGCGCGCGTTCGGCAGATGCAATGCCCCGCCTAGTACGACGATCGCTTGGGCTGTGGGGCTTTTCTCTACAGGAACCTCGGGATGCTGCGATTCGAGTGACCACAGCAGCGCGTCGGCCACAATGGGGGCGCTAAAGGTGCCCAGCAATAGGACGATTGCGCCACATAGCCAGATGGCAAGTTTCGCCCGCCCGAAGCGAAACGCAAGTGCTGCCGCAATAGTGAGCACCACGCTCAAGCCAAGCGGGTAGAACAACAGCGGCAGCACTTTGCCCAGGTAGATGAACATCCCGGCTCTCCGGCGCGAACTGCTTTAACTTACTTTGCTTTTTCCGCTTCAGGTTTGCCATGGTGAAATTTTCTTGGTTCTGGTCAGAACTTACTTTACATAGTCCGGGAAAACACAACGGCGAATGATTTCTTCATAAAGTGATTTACACTATTTACTGTTGCCAGAGCGAATGTATGGAGTATACTCATTGCGAAACGAAGCTCGTTTCTCACGAATGAATAACGATTCTCGGTGAATTCTTCGTTTCGCTCTGTCCACCCAGTTCTTGCGGAGCCTCGTGCAGTCTATTGGCTGCAACGGCTTTTTTGGCTCTGACTGCCGTCAAAGCGGCTAACTTGCCTGCCTGCCTGCTTTGCGTTCTATAGTTGCGCCGCAATGCCCCCGACAGGCCACAGTCCCTGCTGAACATTTGACTGACCGATGGTATTTTCGTCGCCACCGGTTATTACTTCCATGACAAATTAACCTACTCTTGCTGTGGCTATGGTATCCCGTTCCATCGGTTTTTTCGCGCGCAAGCTCTTCAGCCTGCTCGTCATCTTTGTGATGACCTGTAACCAGTTGATCCTGCCGGCGAGCGCTGCTGTCGATGTCACCCAGGGCTTCTACTCCTACGACACGGTGGATTTGACGCTCGGCGGCACCTACCCGCTTTATGTCTGGCGGCACTACCAAAGCGCCAATCAGGACGGCACACCCATTGGCAACCGGCCAGGACCGTTCGGCCTTGGCACCCACATGGGCTTGTATAGTTTGCGGGCAGAAACCGTCAGCCTGGAGGGGAAAACCCAGGTTCGCCTCTGGATGCCTACCGGCGGCCAACAGTACTTTGTCAATAGTGTGACACCGGGTCTTTACGCTAACCAGAACCCAAGTGATCCTATCCGCGGAACGGTCGAGGTCGCAGGCGAAGAGATCACGCTCACCGTCGAAAGCGGCACCAAGCTGAAGTTTCGGGCCAAGGCGGACGGCACGCGCACCCTCGAATCGATCGCCAACCGCTTTGGCAAGGCCATCACCTTGAGTTACTCGGGCAGCAAACTTACCCAGGTTACAGACCCTTTCGGCCGCTACATCGCCTTCAAGTACGAAAATACTACCTTCCCGTCTCAGGTCACCCGGGCAGAGTTATTTGATGATGGCGGCCAGAGTTTCGGGTTTGTCAAGTACGCCTACAACAGTGCGGGGGACCTCAAAACCTTCACCAATGCAATCGATGGCAAAAGCGTCGCCACCGTGGGCGGTACCCGCGTCGCAAAAGGGCAAACCCAATACACCTACAACAACCACTATCTGCAGACGATTAAAGAGCCGAGGGGTATTGTCAAGCTCACCAACACCTACGGCAACTACAACACCACAGGCACCGCCGGCAAGGTCACTCAGCAGAAGTTGCCGGGTGCCAAATCAACTGTGACTTCGGACGATATTATCAACCGTTATGTCTACAACCCCGACAACACTGTCGTCAATGACACCCGCAATCAGACAGCCGGTGAGATCACCGTGGCTTTCGACCCTGAAAAACAGAACGTCACACAGGTTAGCCATGCCTTCGACGGCAGCAGCATTTCTATGGGTTATGACTCGGATTCTAATCTGTTGAATTCTTTTGTAAACACCTTTGACCAGGCCACCAGTTTCTCCTATGTGAACGACACCCCGTTTTACCATCTCTCTGCCATCGAACTAGCCGACGGAAGCACGACCGATTTCAGTTTTACCGGTCCTTTTGGCCAGCTTCAGCAAGTCACCAGCGCCGAGCAGCACTCCACAACTTTTACCTATAACCCCGAAGACGATGCCTCCAAGGGTTCGTTGCAATCGGTGGCCGATCCATTGCCTGCAAGCACAGAATTTAATGCTTACAATAGCCACGGTCAATTGCTCGAAAGCACCGACGGTCTAGGCCGAAAGTCTACTTTTATCTATCACGATGAGGCCTCCGGAGGCTACCAAGATCTTCAATCAGTCATTGATCCCTCTGGAGTCGATCGCTGCTTCAACTACGACAAATTCTCGCGTATCAAAGAGGCCTATTTCTGCAAGTTCAGCGGCCAGAAAACCCTATTTGCTTACGACCAACTCAACCGCGTCATCAGCGTCACCGAGCCCAAGCAAAACAACACTTCTCGGGTCACAAAGTTTACTTACGACGACAACGGCAACGTCACCGGTGTGATTGCCTCCAATGGTGTAACGACTACCTACGCCTACAACGACCAAGATCAACTCGCCAGCCGCACCGAAGGCAATAGAACAGAAAGTTACCAGTACAATAACCTGGGCTTACTCGAAGAGTACATCGATAAAAAAGGGCAAATCACCGGTTATACCTACGACGCCAAGCAGCGTTTAGAGAAAGTTACCTTCGCGAAGGGCTTTTCGAGTAGCACCGCGTTGACATACAGCTACAATGAACAGGATAAACCCATCTCAATTACCGACAGCAGTGACGCTTCTGGAGCCAAGGACATCCAGTTTGTCTACGAGACGGGCAGCAGTCAGGTAGGCCGCCTCAAGCAGGAAATCACCGCCCAGGGCACGCTCGATTACGAATATGATTCCGTCGGCAATCTCCTCAGTGTCAAGCGCGGTGGAACGGCCTTGCTGCGCTACGAGTACGCCAATGACGATGCCAGTTTACTTGCCGCTACGCTTGGGGGTGACGCCTCGGCAACAGAGCTGCGCATCGCTTTTGGCTACGACCCATCTGGCGCGCTTGCAACCATCACTTACCCCGGAGGTTTGAGCGGTACTTTTGCTTACAACAGTGCCGGGGATATCGCCAGTCAGACTTTCGCTTCTTCTGCCGGTACTTTGCGTCAAATTGATTACAGCTACGATTACGAGCAGAGCGGCGTCAACGGCAAAGGCTACCTCAAAAATCGGACCGAGTCGGGCACTGTCGCCAACGCCCGCATCCCCGGCATCGCCGTCAGCCAGAGCTTCAACTATGACGAAATCGGCCAACTAACCTGCACCCAGACCAACGGCAGCGCCACCAGTTGCCCCAACACCGGTGCGGGGGTGTATCTCACCAGCTACGACCTGGACGGCAACGCGGTATCGATCTCCAACAGCGGCACGACCAGGAACCTGACTTACGAAAGCGCGCCGCCGACCAACCGTCTGACCGCCTCCGGCTCCACGACCGTTGACACCGATGCCAACGGCAACATCCTCAAAGACCCCGACGCGGCCTATGTCTGGAATGCGCGGGATCAACTGACCCAAGTCACCTACGGCGGCAAGACCACAAAATTTACTTACGACGCGCTGGGTCGGCGGATCTCTGCGACCACCGACGGGGTGAAGACGCAGTACGTCTACAGCGGCGATCAACTCATCGAGGAGAACACAGACGGTACTAAAAAACGTCACCTGGTGGCGTTGGGTCTGGACTCTGTGCTGGCCAGCCGCACGGGCACGGCTGATGAGTATTACCTCAAGGACGCCTTGAACGGTTCGGTGGCGGCGGCGGTGGCCGGGGGCAGCAGCCCCTCGGTGAAGACCGGCTACGGTTACAGTCCTTTTGGAACCGTCAGCACCGCCAGCGGCAGCCCGGCGAGCGCCAACGCCTTCCAGTTTGCCGGGGCGCAAAAGGACGCCTCGGGATTGATCTATCTGCGCAACCGGTACTACTCGCCGAAGTTGCAGCGCTTTATCAGCGAAGACCCGATCGGTTTTGGCGGGGGAGATACCAACCTGTACCGCTATGTCGGGAACACCCCGCATACGGACAACGACCCGACGGGCCTGC
Protein-coding sequences here:
- a CDS encoding YdcF family protein, whose product is MFIYLGKVLPLLFYPLGLSVVLTIAAALAFRFGRAKLAIWLCGAIVLLLGTFSAPIVADALLWSLESQHPEVPVEKSPTAQAIVVLGGALHLPNARHRTYELAEASDRVLHAARLFKAKKAPVVLMSGGNPPFHTRPDQPPEATQMAAFARELGVPAGAILTEERSWNTFQNAALSAEVLKPRRIERILLVTSASHMPRSVAIFERAGFAVIAASTDVRSGMDLDDWLLAWLPSAAALESSTLALKEWVGLLVYRLRGWA